One Methanocalculus alkaliphilus genomic region harbors:
- a CDS encoding methytransferase partner Trm112 has translation MKRWLMDILCCPVCKGDIELSVTEEEGEEIMEGTLRCPACSVDYPIHEGIPNLLPPESEEE, from the coding sequence ATGAAGCGTTGGTTGATGGATATTCTTTGTTGTCCGGTCTGTAAGGGTGATATTGAGCTCTCTGTTACTGAAGAGGAAGGGGAGGAGATTATGGAGGGTACTCTCCGGTGTCCTGCATGTTCTGTTGACTATCCGATTCATGAGGGGATCCCAAACCTGCTTCCACCAGAATCAGAAGAGGAGTAA
- the thiC gene encoding phosphomethylpyrimidine synthase ThiC: protein MQDNKLSRQMVLMHALIRQCRSGLPPELTAVARTEGISPERMAEAVQRGRIVIPANPRRNARLIPIGEGCRVRVNVNIGTSQGRCDPDLEMVKAAAAIDAGADALMDLSTAGDLREMRRKILSLDIPVGTVPIYEAVRRAGSAADLTADILFSVIREQARQGVDFMTLHSGVNLDAFEALRLDPRTLGVVSRGGAFHVAWMAATGEENPLAQEFDYLLEILAEEDVTLSLGDGMRPGALVDADRLAKTTEYLTLGRQARIALNAGVQRMIEGPGHIPIHEVAWNVKVIKEVTDHAPLYLLGPLVTDIATGYDHVVGAIGGAIAASAGADFLCMVSPAEHLALPDEREIIEGTRVARIAAHVGDISRRGGVSGCPEEGRMAIARRDLDWEGQYAEMLFPDHARAIHDRDSERETCSMCGDLCAVKMVREIFDGDQKK from the coding sequence ATGCAGGATAATAAGCTCTCCAGACAGATGGTTCTTATGCATGCACTCATCAGGCAGTGCCGCTCTGGTCTTCCTCCGGAGCTCACAGCGGTTGCCAGGACTGAAGGTATCTCCCCGGAGAGGATGGCAGAAGCAGTTCAGCGAGGGCGTATTGTCATCCCTGCCAACCCGCGGCGGAATGCCCGTCTGATCCCTATCGGGGAAGGGTGCCGCGTCAGGGTAAATGTCAATATCGGGACCTCACAGGGGAGATGTGATCCCGATCTCGAGATGGTCAAGGCTGCCGCCGCCATCGACGCAGGTGCGGATGCCCTGATGGATCTCTCAACCGCCGGTGATCTTCGGGAGATGCGGCGGAAGATCCTCTCCCTCGATATCCCGGTTGGAACGGTTCCGATCTACGAAGCGGTCCGCCGTGCCGGTTCCGCAGCCGATCTCACTGCCGATATCCTTTTCTCAGTCATCAGGGAGCAGGCCAGGCAGGGTGTTGATTTCATGACCCTCCACTCCGGGGTGAATCTTGATGCATTCGAGGCACTCCGGCTCGATCCAAGGACGCTTGGTGTCGTGTCACGGGGCGGGGCGTTCCATGTCGCATGGATGGCGGCAACGGGCGAGGAGAACCCCCTTGCACAGGAGTTCGACTACCTCCTTGAGATCCTTGCCGAAGAGGATGTCACCTTAAGCCTTGGCGACGGGATGCGCCCCGGAGCACTCGTCGATGCGGACAGGCTTGCCAAGACGACCGAGTACCTGACGCTCGGCAGGCAGGCCCGCATCGCACTCAATGCGGGGGTTCAGAGGATGATCGAGGGCCCCGGCCATATCCCGATCCATGAGGTCGCATGGAATGTGAAGGTCATCAAGGAGGTGACCGACCATGCGCCGCTCTATCTGCTCGGCCCGCTCGTCACCGACATCGCAACCGGGTATGATCACGTCGTCGGGGCCATCGGAGGCGCCATTGCCGCATCGGCAGGGGCGGATTTCCTCTGCATGGTCTCTCCTGCAGAGCACCTTGCCCTCCCTGATGAACGCGAGATCATCGAGGGGACACGGGTCGCCCGGATCGCCGCCCATGTCGGGGATATCTCTCGCCGCGGCGGGGTTTCGGGATGCCCTGAAGAGGGACGCATGGCGATTGCCCGGCGTGATCTCGACTGGGAGGGGCAGTATGCCGAGATGCTCTTCCCTGACCATGCACGTGCCATCCACGATCGCGACAGCGAGAGGGAGACCTGCTCGATGTGCGGGGATCTCTGTGCCGTGAAGATGGTAAGGGAGATCTTTGACGGGGATCAGAAGAAGTAG
- the pdxS gene encoding pyridoxal 5'-phosphate synthase lyase subunit PdxS → MKLEELRFGTELLKRGFASMQKGGVIMDVVSAEEAVIAEEAGAVAVMALERVPADIRKMGGVARMADPTKIVEITEAVSIPVMAKVRIGHFVEAQVLQELGVDMIDESEVLTPADEEFHVDKKVFSVPFVCGARNLGEALRRINEGAAMVRTKGEAGTGNVVEAVRHMRAIQSEIRLISGMDTQERAAYARKIEAPVELVEDAAARGRLPVVNFSAGGIATPSDAALMMQLGADGVFVGSGIFKSENPQKMARAIVEAVHHFNDPKVIAEVSRGLGEAMKGIDIHTLRPDEVLQTRGW, encoded by the coding sequence ATGAAACTTGAAGAGCTGAGGTTTGGGACGGAACTTCTGAAGCGTGGTTTTGCATCGATGCAGAAGGGCGGTGTCATTATGGATGTCGTCTCTGCAGAAGAAGCAGTCATCGCGGAAGAGGCCGGTGCGGTTGCGGTCATGGCACTTGAACGTGTTCCTGCCGATATCAGGAAGATGGGCGGTGTCGCCAGGATGGCAGATCCAACAAAGATCGTTGAGATAACAGAAGCGGTCTCGATCCCGGTCATGGCGAAGGTCAGGATCGGCCACTTCGTCGAGGCGCAGGTGCTCCAGGAGCTTGGCGTTGATATGATCGATGAATCCGAGGTGCTGACACCCGCAGATGAGGAGTTCCATGTTGATAAGAAAGTCTTCTCGGTGCCGTTCGTCTGTGGGGCACGTAATCTCGGTGAGGCGCTGAGACGGATCAACGAGGGTGCAGCGATGGTCCGGACGAAGGGCGAGGCCGGGACCGGCAACGTCGTTGAGGCAGTCCGGCATATGAGGGCCATTCAGTCCGAGATCCGGCTTATCTCCGGGATGGATACCCAGGAGCGGGCGGCATATGCCCGGAAGATCGAGGCACCGGTCGAACTCGTCGAGGATGCTGCTGCCCGCGGGCGTCTTCCGGTTGTGAACTTCTCGGCAGGCGGTATCGCAACACCCTCCGATGCCGCACTGATGATGCAGCTTGGTGCAGACGGCGTCTTCGTCGGTTCAGGGATCTTCAAGTCAGAGAATCCCCAGAAGATGGCACGGGCAATCGTCGAGGCGGTCCATCACTTTAATGATCCAAAAGTGATCGCAGAGGTGAGCCGTGGCCTTGGTGAGGCGATGAAGGGCATCGACATCCATACGCTCCGTCCGGACGAGGTGTTGCAGACCCGTGGCTGGTAG
- a CDS encoding MBL fold metallo-hydrolase, whose amino-acid sequence MPVQWIPGSGWQANSYLIGDILIDAGVLPMALEQYKDQIETIILTHGHFDHTAHLAQIKAMCGATVCIHEEDAVSLRSEAESLSFHFGARPPMVIPDRILSNGDQIGPLRVIHTPGHTRGSICLYHEEEAALISGDTVFPGGSFGRTDFPGGNAGELKRSVEQLAMLQVESLWPGHEQPVKSGAGRHLLATRQCLQSYHG is encoded by the coding sequence ATGCCCGTCCAGTGGATACCAGGGAGCGGCTGGCAGGCGAACTCCTATCTTATCGGAGACATTCTCATCGATGCAGGGGTTCTCCCGATGGCTCTTGAGCAATACAAAGACCAGATTGAGACGATCATCCTGACACACGGCCACTTCGACCATACCGCCCATCTCGCCCAGATCAAGGCGATGTGCGGCGCAACGGTCTGTATCCATGAGGAGGATGCCGTATCCCTCAGATCCGAGGCGGAAAGCCTCTCGTTTCACTTCGGCGCACGCCCCCCGATGGTCATCCCCGATCGGATCCTCAGCAACGGCGACCAGATCGGGCCGCTCAGGGTCATCCACACACCCGGCCATACCAGGGGAAGCATCTGCCTCTATCATGAGGAGGAGGCGGCACTCATCTCCGGGGATACCGTCTTCCCCGGGGGATCATTCGGGAGGACCGACTTTCCCGGCGGAAACGCCGGAGAACTGAAGCGATCGGTCGAACAGCTTGCAATGCTCCAGGTTGAGTCGCTCTGGCCAGGCCATGAGCAGCCGGTGAAGAGTGGCGCAGGAAGGCATCTCCTCGCCACCCGGCAGTGCCTCCAGTCCTATCATGGATAA
- a CDS encoding DUF7524 family protein translates to MTVIDVHLNRKGVNSIEVSAREVPVDAGSDLTIRFENHGSPTHATIRTQNGQSFTDFFHENIFVDGVIEIAIPIRESSGDGNFSLDIITGYGARTTRVKIVVSKACPIVCEDPEIIVVEDSLLKRSPPLLALIPCILACIIYLIWLSFRGPLLAPVDAFATALIVLLLLAGVVTACRLPESS, encoded by the coding sequence ATGACTGTCATTGATGTCCATCTGAACCGGAAGGGAGTAAACAGTATCGAGGTATCGGCCCGTGAGGTTCCCGTCGATGCCGGGAGTGATCTGACCATCCGGTTTGAGAATCACGGCTCCCCTACCCATGCGACCATCAGAACACAAAACGGACAGTCATTCACCGATTTTTTCCATGAGAATATCTTTGTGGATGGTGTCATCGAGATCGCTATCCCGATTCGTGAATCATCAGGCGATGGTAATTTTAGCCTTGATATTATCACCGGCTATGGGGCAAGAACGACCCGGGTAAAGATCGTGGTGAGCAAGGCATGCCCTATTGTCTGTGAGGATCCCGAGATCATCGTTGTTGAAGACTCTCTCCTGAAGAGGTCTCCTCCACTGCTCGCCCTGATCCCCTGCATCCTGGCCTGCATCATCTATCTCATCTGGCTCTCCTTCCGGGGGCCCCTCCTGGCGCCTGTGGATGCTTTTGCAACAGCACTCATCGTCCTCCTTCTCCTCGCCGGGGTCGTCACCGCATGCCGCTTGCCGGAATCATCCTGA
- the pdxT gene encoding pyridoxal 5'-phosphate synthase glutaminase subunit PdxT translates to MAGRIGVLALQGDVSEHVEAFRVALGDRGEVSVFRTASEIPDFDGIALPGGESTTIMRLIQNAGMQRPLQEYDGGIFATCAGMVLLATEVQDDSLFEPLGIMDMTVKRNAFGRQRESFEADIDCAGFLDPFHAVFIRAPVATRVGYKTEVLAQLPQGYIAIRHGLHMAFSFHPELGGDLRLHQLFLENLGL, encoded by the coding sequence GTGGCTGGTAGGATCGGAGTCCTTGCACTCCAGGGCGACGTCTCCGAGCATGTGGAGGCATTTCGCGTAGCGCTTGGTGATCGGGGAGAGGTATCTGTCTTCCGGACGGCATCCGAGATTCCGGACTTTGACGGCATCGCACTCCCTGGAGGGGAATCAACCACGATTATGCGGTTGATCCAGAATGCAGGGATGCAGCGGCCCCTTCAGGAGTATGATGGCGGGATCTTTGCCACCTGTGCCGGGATGGTCCTCCTGGCAACAGAGGTCCAGGATGACAGCCTCTTTGAGCCACTCGGCATCATGGATATGACGGTGAAGCGGAATGCCTTTGGACGCCAGCGTGAATCATTTGAAGCCGACATCGACTGTGCGGGTTTTTTGGATCCATTCCATGCAGTCTTCATCCGGGCACCTGTGGCAACCCGCGTCGGATACAAAACAGAAGTACTGGCCCAGCTTCCACAAGGATATATCGCGATCAGGCATGGCCTTCATATGGCCTTCTCGTTCCATCCCGAACTTGGTGGGGATCTGAGGCTCCACCAGCTCTTCCTTGAAAACCTCGGCCTCTGA
- a CDS encoding flavodoxin family protein: MKDTPMKVLGISGSMRREGNTAILVHEILGHVAQKGVPTEFISLSGKEIKPCIGCEKCKEEKCCVIKNDDWHEIIEKVVAADVLVIGSPTYYFDVCGQVKNLIDRTYSLWHDRKLAGKKAVAISVCADKGGTRALETLEAFLSTHEYGYIGHIIGRGFNPGDVREDSIAMGSTKPIADRIVSYFGTLDD; encoded by the coding sequence ATGAAGGATACCCCTATGAAGGTACTTGGCATATCAGGGAGTATGCGTCGCGAGGGGAATACCGCGATTCTGGTCCATGAGATCCTTGGGCATGTCGCGCAAAAGGGTGTTCCAACCGAGTTCATCTCTCTCTCGGGGAAGGAGATCAAGCCCTGCATCGGGTGTGAGAAATGCAAGGAAGAGAAGTGCTGCGTCATTAAAAATGATGACTGGCATGAGATCATCGAGAAGGTTGTGGCAGCAGACGTTCTGGTCATCGGATCACCGACCTACTACTTTGATGTCTGCGGGCAGGTGAAGAACCTGATTGACCGGACATACTCGCTCTGGCATGACCGCAAGCTTGCAGGAAAGAAGGCGGTTGCAATCAGCGTCTGTGCGGACAAGGGAGGAACACGGGCACTTGAGACACTTGAGGCGTTCCTCTCGACCCATGAGTATGGCTATATCGGTCATATCATCGGAAGAGGGTTCAATCCAGGGGATGTCCGCGAGGATAGCATCGCGATGGGATCGACAAAGCCGATAGCAGACCGGATCGTCTCCTACTTTGGAACACTCGATGACTGA
- a CDS encoding adenylosuccinate synthetase — MSCTIIVGGFFGDEGKGKIVAHIAYQDHPTVISRGGVGPNAGHTVKVGEKEYGVRMVPSGFVYPDAKLCIGPGVLVDPRVLQKEVDDVGVAGRVFIDGRCGVIDEEHIARDKSSEHLAKTIGSTGSGCGPANSDRVLRLSKQAKDIPELAPYIADVAEMVNTAIDNGETVLIEGTQGFGISLYYGTYPYVTSKDTSASQIAADTGVGPTRVDDVIVVFKAFPTRVGEGPFSTEMSLEASHSMGIQEFGTVTHRERRIGNWDGAMARYSAMINGCTQVAITGIDRVDPDCYGVTEYETLSQTAKDFIHQVEVDVGRPVTIISTGPELSQIIDLRKKK; from the coding sequence ATGTCCTGTACGATCATCGTAGGTGGTTTCTTTGGTGATGAGGGTAAAGGCAAGATCGTTGCCCATATCGCTTATCAGGACCATCCAACAGTTATTTCTCGTGGCGGCGTTGGTCCAAACGCCGGCCATACAGTTAAAGTAGGGGAGAAGGAATATGGCGTCCGGATGGTCCCGTCCGGTTTCGTCTATCCTGATGCGAAACTCTGTATTGGCCCGGGTGTCCTCGTTGACCCCAGAGTCCTGCAGAAAGAGGTGGATGATGTCGGTGTCGCCGGGCGCGTCTTCATTGATGGGAGATGCGGCGTCATCGATGAGGAGCATATTGCCCGTGATAAATCGAGTGAGCATCTGGCAAAGACGATCGGGAGTACCGGATCCGGATGCGGCCCCGCAAACTCGGACCGGGTACTCCGTCTCTCAAAGCAGGCGAAGGATATCCCGGAACTTGCTCCGTATATCGCCGACGTTGCAGAGATGGTGAATACAGCGATTGACAATGGCGAGACCGTTCTCATCGAAGGTACCCAGGGTTTTGGAATATCGCTCTATTATGGAACATACCCCTATGTGACGAGCAAGGATACCTCGGCATCCCAGATTGCGGCGGATACGGGTGTCGGTCCGACACGGGTCGATGATGTCATCGTCGTCTTCAAGGCATTCCCGACACGGGTGGGAGAGGGCCCCTTCTCAACTGAGATGAGCCTTGAGGCATCCCACTCCATGGGTATCCAGGAGTTTGGGACCGTCACACACCGGGAGAGGAGGATCGGAAACTGGGATGGTGCCATGGCACGGTATTCAGCGATGATCAACGGATGCACCCAGGTTGCCATCACCGGGATCGACCGGGTTGATCCCGACTGCTATGGAGTAACTGAGTACGAAACGCTCAGCCAGACCGCAAAAGATTTCATCCATCAGGTCGAGGTGGATGTGGGACGTCCGGTCACCATCATCTCGACAGGACCCGAACTATCACAAATCATTGATCTGAGGAAGAAGAAATGA
- a CDS encoding S26 family signal peptidase has product MTRSTKADPKDEPDTSLIERFRSSDHPAVSLARDLVWVGLVVGGIALLLFLVFGTWPAVVTIESGSMLPEMQVGDLVFVAAPDRFGSLVTAEEGAEIGHTSFGRPGDVIIFRPNGNDQVHPIIHRAMIWIDDETAASELGLENTGGGIITRGDNNPVIDQVTVHPGIGRIEPIRDEWIIGKAVFRIPLIGYLPLHIWEFAAFVVAIIIIQELIASRRRRSEER; this is encoded by the coding sequence ATGACGAGATCGACGAAGGCAGATCCGAAAGATGAACCTGACACTTCCCTGATAGAGAGGTTCAGGAGTAGTGACCATCCGGCTGTGTCGCTTGCCCGTGATCTCGTCTGGGTTGGCCTCGTCGTTGGTGGAATCGCCCTCCTTCTCTTCCTCGTCTTTGGAACATGGCCTGCCGTTGTAACCATCGAGTCAGGGAGCATGCTCCCGGAGATGCAGGTAGGGGATCTCGTCTTCGTTGCCGCACCGGATCGGTTCGGATCCCTTGTGACGGCGGAGGAGGGGGCAGAGATCGGGCATACCTCGTTTGGGCGTCCCGGGGATGTCATCATATTCCGGCCAAACGGCAATGACCAGGTCCACCCGATCATCCATCGGGCGATGATATGGATCGATGATGAAACAGCCGCCTCAGAACTTGGACTTGAGAATACCGGCGGAGGGATCATTACTCGGGGCGATAATAATCCGGTCATCGATCAGGTGACGGTGCATCCGGGAATCGGGAGAATAGAACCGATCAGGGATGAATGGATCATTGGAAAGGCGGTCTTCAGAATTCCTCTCATCGGGTATCTTCCACTCCATATCTGGGAGTTTGCAGCCTTCGTTGTCGCCATTATTATTATCCAGGAACTGATCGCATCAAGGAGACGAAGAAGTGAGGAGAGATAA
- the purE gene encoding 5-(carboxyamino)imidazole ribonucleotide mutase, giving the protein MVDVAVIAGSKSDEAIIRKVCVTLEEYGISYEERVISAHRDPEELQEYIRTSDARVFIGIAGMSAALPGVIASKTKKPVIGVPVSGKVMGGLDALLSIAQMPKGVPVACVAVDGGENAAHLAARILGVA; this is encoded by the coding sequence ATGGTCGACGTAGCTGTCATCGCAGGATCGAAATCAGACGAGGCGATCATTCGCAAAGTCTGCGTAACACTCGAAGAATACGGTATCAGCTATGAAGAGCGGGTTATTTCAGCTCACCGCGATCCTGAGGAGCTCCAGGAGTATATCAGGACAAGTGATGCCCGCGTCTTCATCGGGATCGCCGGAATGTCCGCCGCCCTCCCCGGCGTCATCGCGTCAAAGACGAAAAAACCGGTCATCGGAGTCCCGGTGAGTGGAAAAGTGATGGGCGGCCTCGACGCACTCCTCTCAATCGCCCAGATGCCAAAGGGCGTCCCGGTCGCCTGCGTGGCAGTGGATGGCGGGGAGAATGCCGCACACCTCGCCGCGCGGATACTCGGCGTTGCATGA
- the cbiB gene encoding adenosylcobinamide-phosphate synthase CbiB, whose translation MPLAGIILILAVFLDRAVGDPHTPYHPVALIGRFIGWWGRPSAYRHSFQRGAGVIFWCATVALAVIPFLLLEWHAPWWLYLLIAPVFLKSTFAWRSLEEHALSVEEGLSRGGGEGQKAAGMMVSRNTALLSDEEVRSAAYESAAENLVDSIIAPLFWFLLLGLPGAAMYRAANTMDAMLGYRDDRERLGWFAARADDILSYIPARITGCLLLLWFTARRRGREALAILLRDAGKRPGFNGGIPMALIAGGCGIRFEKPGSYRIGDSTRSLEDGGRCVIGAVGGATVIFLFILLILTFLAPFIISN comes from the coding sequence ATGCCGCTTGCCGGAATCATCCTGATCCTGGCAGTCTTTCTGGATCGGGCCGTGGGAGATCCCCATACCCCGTACCACCCGGTGGCCCTCATCGGGAGATTCATCGGATGGTGGGGCCGCCCCTCTGCATACCGCCATTCGTTCCAGCGAGGGGCTGGTGTCATCTTCTGGTGTGCAACCGTCGCTCTCGCGGTGATACCGTTTCTCCTGCTTGAATGGCATGCCCCCTGGTGGCTCTATCTCCTTATTGCACCAGTTTTCCTGAAATCAACCTTTGCATGGCGTTCGCTGGAAGAACATGCCCTCTCGGTCGAAGAGGGGCTTTCGCGAGGGGGGGGTGAGGGGCAGAAGGCGGCAGGGATGATGGTCTCCCGGAACACTGCCCTCCTCTCGGATGAGGAGGTCCGTTCAGCAGCGTACGAGTCGGCTGCAGAGAACCTTGTCGACTCGATCATCGCCCCGCTCTTCTGGTTCCTTCTTCTTGGCCTTCCCGGTGCCGCGATGTACCGTGCCGCAAATACGATGGATGCGATGCTCGGCTACCGGGATGACCGTGAGCGGCTCGGGTGGTTCGCTGCCCGTGCCGATGATATCCTCAGTTATATTCCGGCACGGATCACCGGGTGCCTCCTCCTCCTCTGGTTCACTGCCCGGAGGCGAGGAAGGGAGGCGCTTGCGATCCTCCTCCGTGATGCAGGGAAGCGTCCGGGTTTCAATGGCGGGATCCCGATGGCCCTCATCGCAGGGGGGTGTGGGATCCGGTTTGAGAAACCGGGGAGCTATCGGATTGGGGATAGTACCAGAAGCCTTGAGGATGGGGGGAGATGTGTCATCGGTGCGGTAGGGGGAGCGACGGTGATCTTTCTCTTCATCCTTCTTATACTCACATTTCTTGCTCCCTTCATCATTTCTAACTAA
- a CDS encoding GIY-YIG nuclease family protein: protein MDKGIYTLILKSEGADIRIGALGTLAIPGGYLIYVGSALGPGGLGRISRHEKAAHDGRRPHWHIDYLLRHPSTRLIASVAAPTSERLECTLADAVAGTSIPGFGASDCRCRSHLFTRVDDPIPELAAIFSSLGLLATIRRY, encoded by the coding sequence ATGGATAAGGGGATCTACACCCTCATCCTGAAATCCGAAGGCGCCGATATACGGATTGGGGCGCTGGGTACCCTCGCGATACCCGGAGGGTATCTCATCTATGTCGGATCCGCCCTGGGACCCGGAGGGCTTGGACGGATCAGCCGCCATGAAAAGGCCGCCCATGACGGGAGGCGGCCGCACTGGCATATCGACTATCTCCTCCGTCATCCCTCAACCCGTCTGATCGCATCGGTGGCCGCACCAACGAGCGAACGGCTTGAGTGCACGCTTGCAGATGCGGTGGCCGGAACATCAATACCCGGATTCGGGGCATCGGACTGCCGGTGCAGATCCCACCTTTTTACCCGGGTGGATGATCCGATACCAGAGCTGGCAGCTATCTTCTCGTCACTCGGACTCCTCGCCACGATCAGAAGATATTAG
- a CDS encoding pyridoxal-phosphate-dependent aminotransferase family protein, translated as MQNELLLMMPGPVPMPERVRNAMSRQAINHRGKEFGGVYADCVRVLKALFGTENDLFVLSGSGTAGMEAAIANVASGQTIVSLVNGKFGERLAEIGGRYGTSVAIESEWGHPYDLDALAEALENGAGIVTMVHNETSAGILNPAAEVGRLARKHDALFIMDGITSIGGEHVACDAWGADIAIVGSQKCLAAPAGLSAVSVSERAWERISEKRPYYLDLKAYRKAASKSPMETPYTPAVPLFFAFREACLIAEEEGIENRIARHRKLADAVRAAAEAWGLPLLPVSDDLHSPSNTVTAIQYPDGVSDGDLRGSLKKMGIEIAGGQDRLKGKIFRIGTMGATGPSEVLATVAAVQGTLKRLGYRSDGDGVSAATEVLV; from the coding sequence ATGCAGAACGAACTATTACTCATGATGCCAGGACCGGTCCCGATGCCGGAACGGGTCAGGAATGCGATGTCCCGCCAGGCGATCAACCACCGGGGGAAGGAGTTTGGCGGTGTCTATGCAGACTGCGTCAGGGTGCTGAAGGCACTCTTTGGGACAGAGAATGATCTCTTCGTCCTCTCCGGGTCGGGGACCGCCGGGATGGAGGCCGCCATCGCCAACGTCGCCTCCGGCCAGACGATCGTCTCGCTCGTCAACGGGAAGTTTGGTGAGCGTCTTGCCGAGATCGGCGGCAGATACGGAACTTCAGTGGCGATTGAATCCGAATGGGGCCACCCGTATGATCTCGATGCGCTCGCAGAGGCACTTGAGAACGGCGCCGGTATCGTGACGATGGTACATAACGAGACCTCGGCCGGTATCCTCAATCCTGCGGCAGAGGTTGGCCGGCTTGCACGGAAGCACGATGCACTCTTCATCATGGACGGGATCACCTCCATCGGTGGAGAGCATGTCGCCTGTGATGCATGGGGTGCTGATATTGCAATCGTCGGCTCCCAGAAATGCCTTGCCGCACCGGCGGGCCTCTCAGCGGTCTCGGTCTCGGAGCGTGCCTGGGAGAGGATATCAGAGAAACGGCCGTATTATCTTGATCTCAAGGCATACCGGAAGGCCGCATCGAAGAGCCCGATGGAGACGCCGTACACCCCGGCCGTCCCGCTCTTCTTTGCATTCCGCGAGGCATGCCTCATCGCTGAGGAGGAGGGGATCGAAAACCGCATCGCACGGCACAGGAAGCTTGCTGACGCAGTACGGGCTGCTGCGGAGGCATGGGGCCTTCCGCTCCTCCCGGTCTCCGACGATCTTCACTCGCCATCGAATACGGTGACAGCGATACAGTATCCTGACGGTGTCAGTGACGGAGACCTCCGGGGAAGCCTCAAGAAGATGGGTATTGAGATAGCCGGCGGCCAGGATCGCCTGAAAGGAAAGATCTTCCGTATCGGGACGATGGGCGCCACCGGCCCCTCCGAGGTGCTGGCAACGGTTGCGGCGGTGCAGGGAACCCTGAAGCGTCTCGGCTATAGATCCGATGGAGATGGCGTCAGCGCCGCCACAGAGGTGCTGGTATGA
- a CDS encoding YunC family protein, with translation MADGYSVPIGGVHLIFVTAGDGLIGCGAFDITALEKFGVPAAKMQAMTGPAITSIEEILYAEVKEANRFAEERGITRGMIGKEALELL, from the coding sequence ATGGCAGACGGCTACTCGGTCCCGATCGGCGGGGTCCACCTCATCTTCGTGACAGCCGGTGACGGGTTGATCGGATGCGGGGCCTTTGATATCACCGCACTTGAGAAGTTCGGGGTACCTGCGGCAAAGATGCAGGCGATGACCGGCCCTGCCATCACCTCCATCGAAGAGATCCTCTATGCGGAGGTCAAAGAGGCGAACCGATTTGCAGAGGAGAGGGGTATTACAAGAGGAATGATCGGAAAAGAGGCCCTTGAGCTCCTCTGA